Proteins encoded within one genomic window of Flavobacterium oreochromis:
- the tsaE gene encoding tRNA (adenosine(37)-N6)-threonylcarbamoyltransferase complex ATPase subunit type 1 TsaE: MKFEYSLENIENIATQVLATNPEKIILFNGEMGAGKTTFIKTLCKVLGVKDATSSPTFSLVNEYEANNNQIIYHFDVYRLKSQTEALDMGIDEYLYSGHWCFIEWAEKISDLIPENHTVVNISTLEDGKRLLELNY; encoded by the coding sequence ATGAAATTTGAATACTCCTTAGAAAATATAGAAAACATAGCAACTCAGGTTTTAGCAACTAATCCTGAAAAGATTATTCTTTTTAATGGCGAAATGGGTGCTGGAAAAACCACCTTTATTAAAACTTTGTGCAAAGTACTGGGTGTAAAAGATGCAACCAGCAGCCCTACTTTTAGTTTAGTAAATGAATATGAAGCTAATAATAATCAAATTATATATCATTTTGATGTGTATCGCCTAAAATCACAAACGGAAGCTTTGGATATGGGAATAGATGAATACCTTTATTCTGGACATTGGTGTTTTATCGAATGGGCTGAAAAAATCTCAGATTTAATCCCTGAAAACCATACCGTTGTTAATATATCCACATTAGAAGATGGAAAACGTTTACTTGAATTAAATTATTAA
- a CDS encoding M13 family metallopeptidase codes for MNNQIKKICEKSAVEDAEKGSNKQKIGDFYASGMDTLTINKLGIDPLKKNFLKYKT; via the coding sequence ATTAATAATCAAATCAAAAAGATTTGTGAAAAATCAGCTGTAGAAGATGCTGAAAAAGGTAGTAATAAGCAAAAAATAGGTGATTTTTACGCATCTGGGATGGATACTTTAACCATAAATAAGTTAGGTATAGATCCTCTGAAAAAGAATTTCTTAAAATACAAAACATAA